TCCCTGCTAAGTTAAGCACTCGCAGATGCGTAAGCCCGCGCAGCTCCTTCAAGGCTTTGTCGGTAATCGCGGTATTCGACAGATCAAGCACCTCAAGGCATTGCAATTCCGAAATCCATGCCGCTACCTTGTCTGTCACTTTTGTGTTCGGCAGTCCCAACTCGCGAAGATGTTTCCGGCTTGAGATTAACTGCCATGCACCCAAATCAGTAATAGTATCTCCACCAACAACCAAACCTTCAATGTTTTCGCCGTTGCCGAAATCCCTTAACCATTGGTCCGAAAGTCCAACGTTGTACAGACAAATACGCTTAAGCTGTGGAAGTGCTGCCAAACTTCTAATCGATCTACGGTTAAGCCTGGTCCTGCTAATATCAACGTCCACTAGAAACCGCCAGTGGTCAAACGAAACATCAACTACTTTGTCGAAACCACAATCCTGAATCTTCATATACCTCAGCAAGCGCAGGCGCTTTAGGTGGTCCCAAGCATTTGGCGTGATAGTCGTGCCGACTATAAAAACATCCTCAGCACGTGGGAGCAAGTGATGTCTGGAAACCTGGTCCCATATTGTTTCCCGGGTGACCATAAATCCGTCGGTCGTTTGTAGGACACGCAGGGAAAGCGATTCTTCATGCCAAGCAGCCCACTCCCTAGACATCCACAAGCAAAGCACGAGGAACCAGGTATTAAAGGTAAGCATTGATGAGAACCTCCACTGGGCATTCCGGTGAGCACAACAGGTCGCTCTGACGCCACGCCCTTATGCACGTAGCGCACCAAGCCCCGCAACAGCGGTCCTTGTCTCCTAGACAATTCATAGTTAGAGTCAGACCACAGAACCCTCTCGCGTCGGGAGGCAGCTTGTAGCGCCTGTCACTTGGCCCAATACCCTCTCTCATCTGACGCTCCATATCCTTATCACATATCACATATATCGTCACTGTGTCACAGCGTTGATTCGCCTCGCCACATTTGTAACGCTCTGGTCGCCCATCGTCACAGAACTTTCTACGATTATCACACAGCTTCTGCTGAAACTCCTTGGCCTTGTTAATTGCATTGCGTAGGCCCGCAAACGCGTTCTCTTCACGTATCACCCGGTGCCATTCCGGGAACCCGGGTATTCGGTACCGCTCTGGGATCGTACCGTGCTGATATTGTGAAGAAAAACAAGAGACGATACCAACATAGTTCCCGCATCTGGTCACTATGGAGTGATTTGGAACCGCGTGCTGATTGATGAACTCGCTCGCTTCTAAACCAAAATGACCACCGAAAATCCAAATATGACAGGGCCAGTAACTTGTGGTTCCCCGCTTCGACTGCCTCTAAAGTCTATAAAGTTACTCGGATTGTTCTGAACATACCGATACAAATTCCCGTCACCCCCCGCGAAGCCGATCGGGTCCTCGCTCAGCCAGCGGCCCACGCGGGCATCGTACCAGCGGTTGAGGTTGTTCTGAAGTTGGGTGTCACTATCGAACGGTCTACCCGTGAATACAAAGAGACTATTGCTGACTAACAACGGACAGTTATTAAAGAAGAAAATATCCCCTGCTGCCGGATTAGAGCCTATCCGAAAACCGAAGTGCGTCCAGGGAATCACGCCAATGTTGAGGTTTTCGGATAGATTCTTATTCTCCGACGTCACCTTGCCGAAGGCGTCGTAGATGAGGTGGTTGACCACGGTCATCGCCCCCTTGCCTCCGCCAAATCTGGGTTGTCCAGCCTTGGGTCCACGCTGCCAAGCGTTTGTGGGCCGAAGCTGACAATATCCCGGATTGTGCCTAGCGGAAATGTCCCAAACGGTATTCAGTTGGTCCGTCCAGTGTGCCGTTAACGCGTTTACGTGGTCCGTCAGCGTCCACTGTACGGTTTCATCAGCCCCGTTGTCAACATTTTCCTCGGCCAGAATCTAATCCGCCGCAGGGTTGGCAGGAAGAGTTTGTCGCAGGGGAGGCGCTCAACGAAAACGCCGGGCACGGTTGCGGAAGTGCAGATAGTCCGCCAACACGTCTGCCAGGGGACGGCTGGTGTCCACCACAACGTGCTCGGCCTTGTTCCGCTGGCACAGCTCCGACAACCGGTTTTGGAAGGTCTGAAACGCTGCAAGATAGTGCGGCCGAAGGTCTTCCGGCCGAGTGATCAACTCATCAGCGATCTCCAGGCCGATGAATTTGGTGGGACCTCGGAATTCAAAGGCGATTTCATCGTGGTGAAGCACCTGCATGAGGACAACTTCATGTCGGGCAAAGCGGAGGCGCTGGATGGCGGATTCCAGCTCGTCAAGATTGGCGAAAAAGTCGCTTACGATGATGACGATTTCCCGTCGCTGAAACCGGGCGGCAAGCTGGGCCAGGCATTCTCCCATGGAGGTTTTACCGCGGGGTTCGGAATCGTCGAGGTGCTCCGTCATGCGCACGATCTGCGCAAGGGCGTTGCTGGGAGGCACGAACCCGCGAGGCTGATCGTCAAAGGTGGAGAGGGAAACTTTGTCACCCTGTGCCAAAACGGCGTAACCGAGCGTGACGACCAGTCGAGCGGCATAGCGCAGTTTTTGCTGGTCACCTTCCCCGTAGCGCATGGAAGCGCTTGTGTCGAGCACGAAATGGCAGACCAGGTTGGTCTCCATCGCGTACTGCTTCACGACATATCGGCCCCGGTTGAAATAGACTCGCCAGTCGATGTATTTGGGGTCATCGCCCCAGACGTACTCCCGATGACCGACGAACTCCACGGCAAATCCAGCCAGGGCCGATCGGTGCGATCCCGCCAGATTTCCCTGGACAACACCGTAGGGCTCAAAACGTTGCCGGGCGATCCGGGCAAGCACGTCGGCATCGAGGTAACGGGAAAGGATCGATTTAGGCATACACTTTCTCTTGTCGCATTGTCTTCGAATTCAATGTGGGCCTGGGTGATCAGGCCTGAACTCGATCCCGGAGGACCCGCGGAGATGGTTTCTCGTATTTAGCGTCCGGAGGTACGGCCTCCATCAGCATTTCAATCAGTCGATCGCTGGTGAGATTGTTGGCCTGGGCTGCGTAATTTCCTGCGATGCGGTGCCGGAGGGCCGGTTTGAGAACGGCCTGGACGTCGCCGATGGTGGCATGGTACCGCCCGTGCAGGACGGCCCGGGCCTTGGCGCAGGTGACA
This is a stretch of genomic DNA from Thermogutta terrifontis. It encodes these proteins:
- a CDS encoding DUF58 domain-containing protein produces the protein MPKSILSRYLDADVLARIARQRFEPYGVVQGNLAGSHRSALAGFAVEFVGHREYVWGDDPKYIDWRVYFNRGRYVVKQYAMETNLVCHFVLDTSASMRYGEGDQQKLRYAARLVVTLGYAVLAQGDKVSLSTFDDQPRGFVPPSNALAQIVRMTEHLDDSEPRGKTSMGECLAQLAARFQRREIVIIVSDFFANLDELESAIQRLRFARHEVVLMQVLHHDEIAFEFRGPTKFIGLEIADELITRPEDLRPHYLAAFQTFQNRLSELCQRNKAEHVVVDTSRPLADVLADYLHFRNRARRFR
- a CDS encoding leucine-rich repeat domain-containing protein → MLTFNTWFLVLCLWMSREWAAWHEESLSLRVLQTTDGFMVTRETIWDQVSRHHLLPRAEDVFIVGTTITPNAWDHLKRLRLLRYMKIQDCGFDKVVDVSFDHWRFLVDVDISRTRLNRRSIRSLAALPQLKRICLYNVGLSDQWLRDFGNGENIEGLVVGGDTITDLGAWQLISSRKHLRELGLPNTKVTDKVAAWISELQCLEVLDLSNTAITDKALKELRGLTHLRVLNLAGTAVTDNGIAYLVLRHRIILG
- a CDS encoding RHS repeat-associated core domain-containing protein, producing MTVVNHLIYDAFGKVTSENKNLSENLNIGVIPWTHFGFRIGSNPAAGDIFFFNNCPLLVSNSLFVFTGRPFDSDTQLQNNLNRWYDARVGRWLSEDPIGFAGGDGNLYRYVQNNPSNFIDFRGSRSGEPQVTGPVIFGFSVVILV